The Impatiens glandulifera chromosome 3, dImpGla2.1, whole genome shotgun sequence genome contains a region encoding:
- the LOC124931550 gene encoding cation/calcium exchanger 5 — protein sequence MALAEEAKVNVVIQKIQNGMEFSPPSSVLQTTAISLILVSTFFFFLLFTPSSEPSPIPSILTVPRRSLLNSTVDISSLSCSDIYSVSHQSRCSFSRSRCSEDSDGLINYFTIHFCFFEENPFISVPVLSLTLLLQFYILVKTAQDRFSVVVTKLATHLKLSPSMGAVTLLALGNGAPDVFSSVAAVRGGQPRTGFSAILSAGTFVSAFVVGFVAIYAAPFSLDPAPFVRDVLFYLTAALFLFYVYLSAEIYLWQAIGFVAFYLFFVGFVFWMDLKDGDREKKGELELPSYGERRFDGEKHGFGVLRKISKLWEVPVSTMLKLTIPESSPAEWNRFYRSANIVLCPFALLYSCKSFMPLNHPIQFLLTNSHIPLWVIVLFACSSLSILHLVLEKDPPKSEEIPVVMSAFVMSVFWISTAAGELLNCLSALGSLLQLPQSLLGLTVLAWGNSVGDLVADVAVARAGQPAMAMAGCFACPMFNMLFGLGTALVIQTGNVYPEAYKLDFHVSIIVAFVFLLLSLMGSLLVVTWNRFRVPRFWGFCLVGLYVCFTLVSLVIAGFSA from the exons ATGGCCCTTGCAGAAGAAGCAAAG GTAAATGTTGTTATACAAAAGATTCAAAATGGCATGGAGTTTTCTCCTCCCTCCTCTGTCCTTCAAACCACTGCCATTTCACTGATCCTCGTTTccactttcttcttctttctcctcTTTACTCCTTCCTCAGAACCATCCCCAATCCCTTCTATTTTGACAGTTCCGCGAAGATCCCTTCTCAATTCAACCGTTGATATCTCTTCTCTTTCATGCTCTGATATCTACTCTGTCTCCCATCAATCACGCTGCTCTTTCTCTCGAAGTCGTTGCTCCGAAGACTCCGATGGTCTCATCAACTACTTCACCATCCACTTCTGTTTTTTCGAGGAGAACCCGTTTATCTCGGTTCCAGTTCTCTCACTTACTCTCCTTCTGCAATTCTACATCTTGGTCAAGACAGCCCAGGATCGATTCTCAGTCGTGGTCACGAAGCTCGCGACCCACCTCAAATTGTCACCTTCAATGGGAGCTGTAACCCTTCTCGCCCTAGGAAACGGTGCTCCCGACGTGTTTTCTTCTGTCGCCGCTGTTCGCGGCGGCCAACCTCGGACTGGGTTTTCCGCGATTCTATCAGCGGGAACATTTGTTTCCGCGTTCGTTGTGGGTTTCGTGGCGATTTATGCCGCTCCATTTTCTTTGGATCCAGCCCCGTTTGTGAGGGATGTATTGTTCTATTTGACTGCTGCATTGTTTTTGTTCTATGTATACTTAAGTGCCGAGATTTATCTGTGGCAAGCGATTGGGTTTGTCGCGTTTTACCTCTTCTTTGTTGGATTCGTCTTCTGGATGGATTTGAAAGATGGCGATAGAGAGAAGAAAGGAGAATTGGAACTGCCAAGTTATGGTGAAAGAAGATTTGATGGAGAAAAGCATGGTTTTGGCGTTCTTAGAAAGATATCAAAACTTTGGGAGGTACCCGTCTCCACCATGTTGAAACTCACTATCCCGGAATCATCGCCGGCTGAATGGAATCGTTTCTATCGATCAGCCAACATCGTTTTATGCCCGTTTGCACTTCTATACTCTTGCAAGTCATTCATGCCTCTAAATCACCCAATCCAATTTCTCCTAACCAATTCTCATATACCTCTATGGGTAATAGTTCTATTCGCATGCTCCTCTTTATCGATCCTTCACTTGGTTCTCGAAAAAGATCCACCAAAGTCCGAAGAAATACCAGTGGTAATGTCAGCGTTTGTAATGAGTGTCTTTTGGATCTCAACTGCAGCAGGAGAGCTTCTGAACTGTCTTTCCGCTCTTGGTTCTCTTCTGCAGTTGCCTCAGTCTCTTTTAGGGTTGACGGTTTTGGCCTGGGGGAATTCGGTTGGAGATCTTGTCGCGGACGTGGCGGTTGCGAGAGCGGGCCAGCCTGCTATGGCGATGGCGGGATGTTTTGCTTGTCCtatgtttaacatgttgttTGGGCTTGGGACGGCTTTGGTTATTCAAACGGGAAATGTTTATCCAGAAGCCTACAAGCTTGATTTTCATGTGAGCATTATTGTGGCCTTTGTATTCTTGTTGCTTAGTTTGATGGGTTCTCTTTTAGTAGTGACGTGGAATAGGTTTAGAGTTCCCAGATTCTGGGGATTTTGTCTGGTCGGTCTTTATGTTTGTTTTACACTGGTAAGCTTAGTCATTGCTGGGTTTTCAGCCTGA
- the LOC124931296 gene encoding 7-methyl-GTP pyrophosphatase isoform X2, with the protein MDSKSSNFKIILGSSSVARRKILTDMGYEFKIMSPDIDEKNIRKDKPEDLVMALAEAKANAVIQKIQNAETIEKKDDDKPTIFIAADTVVVYEGKVREKPSSKEEARQFIKGYSDGHAATVSSVSVTNLKTGVRKGEWDRVEIYFHTIPDNIIESLIDEGNVLHVAGALIIEHPMIVPYVKEVVGTTDSVMGLPIAVVERLMRDVL; encoded by the exons ATGGATTCCAAATCTTCAAACTTTAAG ATTATATTGGGATCATCTTCTGTTGCCCGTCGGAAAATACTTACTGACATGGGATACGAATTTAAGATCATG TCTCCAGACATTGATGAGAAGAATATCAGGAAAGACAAGCCTGAAGATTTGGTAATGGCCCTTGCAGAAGCAAAG GCAAATGCTGTTATACAAAAGATTCAAAATGCTGAGACAATAGAGAAGAAGGATGATGACAAACCAACCATTTTTATTGCTGCTGATACA GTGGTTGTTTATGAAGGAAAGGTTAGAGAAAAGCCATCCTCAAAGGAGGAAGCACGCCAATTCATCAAAG GATACTCTGATGGGCATGCGGCAACTGTGAGCTCTGTTTCTGTCACAAATCTCAAAACTGGAGTCAGGAAAGGAGAATGGGATAGAGTGGAG ATATATTTCCACACAATACCAGATAACATTATTGAGAGCTTG ATTGACGAAGGGAATGTACTGCATGTTGCCGGGGCGTTGATAATTGAGCATCCAATGATAGTTCCATATGTTAAAGAAGTG GTTGGAACGACAGATAGTGTGATGGGACTCCCGATAGCGGTTGTGGAACGATTGATGAGGGATGTGCTTTAA
- the LOC124931296 gene encoding 7-methyl-GTP pyrophosphatase isoform X1 — protein MDSKSSNFKIILGSSSVARRKILTDMGYEFKIMSPDIDEKNIRKDKPEDLVMALAEAKANAVIQKIQNAETIEKKDDDKPTIFIAADTAEAIIPKLSVGDSQKDAEPTILITCDQVVVYEGKVREKPSSKEEARQFIKGYSDGHAATVSSVSVTNLKTGVRKGEWDRVEIYFHTIPDNIIESLIDEGNVLHVAGALIIEHPMIVPYVKEVVGTTDSVMGLPIAVVERLMRDVL, from the exons ATGGATTCCAAATCTTCAAACTTTAAG ATTATATTGGGATCATCTTCTGTTGCCCGTCGGAAAATACTTACTGACATGGGATACGAATTTAAGATCATG TCTCCAGACATTGATGAGAAGAATATCAGGAAAGACAAGCCTGAAGATTTGGTAATGGCCCTTGCAGAAGCAAAG GCAAATGCTGTTATACAAAAGATTCAAAATGCTGAGACAATAGAGAAGAAGGATGATGACAAACCAACCATTTTTATTGCTGCTGATACA GCAGAAGCCATCATTCCAAAACTTTCAGTAGGCGATAGCCAGAAGGATGCTGAACCAACTATACTAATTACATGTGACCAA GTGGTTGTTTATGAAGGAAAGGTTAGAGAAAAGCCATCCTCAAAGGAGGAAGCACGCCAATTCATCAAAG GATACTCTGATGGGCATGCGGCAACTGTGAGCTCTGTTTCTGTCACAAATCTCAAAACTGGAGTCAGGAAAGGAGAATGGGATAGAGTGGAG ATATATTTCCACACAATACCAGATAACATTATTGAGAGCTTG ATTGACGAAGGGAATGTACTGCATGTTGCCGGGGCGTTGATAATTGAGCATCCAATGATAGTTCCATATGTTAAAGAAGTG GTTGGAACGACAGATAGTGTGATGGGACTCCCGATAGCGGTTGTGGAACGATTGATGAGGGATGTGCTTTAA
- the LOC124931789 gene encoding long-chain-fatty-acid--AMP ligase FadD23-like: MTTHENYDPFFPDQTVVDLYLPLWATLPTFRSKPAFIWIDQTRPPNETRLTYSQLNNSAHFISQNLLSSFHLKKGGTIIILCSPGLDLVKLLFACQRAGLTAVPIYPPDPDFNPDNSTSVTDHLVKAVLETNPNAAIADSSYITRVRRNKFLHQRLRSLLWIQTQDVLLDYSDSNNNNIVSSSLSSYGGCKQNDIYLIQYTSGATGIPKPVLVTAGAAAHNVRAARKAYDLHPNSVIVSWLPQYHDCGLMFLLLTVVSGATCVMTSPMAFVKRPGIWLELISEYRGSCTPVPSFALPLVMKRGGIQKKIDLSSLKNLIVINEPIYNDDVEEFLDFFKGFGLNPMAIAPSYGLAENCTFVSTSWISEFSTVTCSSQSHSLPSYKKLLPSARLSPTSIGEDNDIKILVVNEETNDSVQDGTEGEIWVSSPSNASGYLGHPSQTQEVFGQRIRNTSFVRTGDRGIVLGQERFLFVIGRLADVIKSKFGGDIHPHYIETAAYKSFRNVLRGGCIAAFESSGRIKKIVVTAELLKEGKLVVGSEMLKGICERIDEGVRKETGVEVGFVAIVQNGSIPKTTSGKIKRWAARDKFLGGEMDVLMQMEFGHDDDQEEEIIPKHQFILSSL; the protein is encoded by the exons ATGACTACCCACGAGAACTACGACCCTTTCTTCCCCGACCAAACTGTCGTGGACCTTTACCTTCCTCTTTGGGCTACCCTACCCACTTTCCGATCCAAACCCGCTTTCATTTGGATAGATCAAACCCGACCACCTAATGAAACCCGACTCACCTACTCCCAACTTAACAATTCCGCTCATTTCATTTCCCaaaatttattatcatcttTCCATTTAAAGAAAGGTGGCACTATAATTATCCTATGTTCCCCCGGCCTAGACCTCGTTAAACTTCTTTTTGCATGTCAACGGGCCGGGCTTACCGCCGTTCCTATTTACCCGCCTGACCCGGATTTTAATCCGGATAATAGTACTAGTGTTACCGACCATCTTGTTAAGGCAGTCTTAGAAACAAATCCTAACGCCGCCATAGCGGATTCTAGTTACATTACACGTGTACGACGCAACAAATTTCTTCACCAGCGTTTGCGATCTCTATTGTGGATACAGACGCAGGACGTCTTATTAGATTATTCTGATtcgaataataataatattgtttcatCGTCTTTGTCCTCGTACGGTGGATGTAAACAGAATGATATTTACTTGATTCAGTACACTTCTGGGGCGACTGGCATTCCGAAACCGGTACTTGTGACCGCCGGTGCGGCGGCTCATAATGTAAGGGCGGCGAGGAAAGCTTATGATCTTCACCCAAATAGCGTGATTGTTTCATGGCTGCCGCAGTACCACGATTGCGGTTTGATGTTTCTATTGCTGACGGTTGTCTCCGGCGCGACGTGTGTGATGACGTCGCCGATGGCGTTTGTTAAGCGGCCGGGGATCTGGTTGGAATTGATATCGGAGTATAGAGGGAGTTGTACGCCTGTTCCTTCATTCGCGTTACCGTTGGTAATGAAGAGGGGTGGGATTCAAAAGAAGATTGATTTATCCAGCTTGAAGAATCTGATTGTTATCAATGAGCCGATTTATaacgatgatgttgaagaaTTTCTGGATTTCTTTAAAGGGTTTGGTTTGAATCCGATGGCGATTGCTCCTTCTTATGGGTTGGCTGAGAATTGTACTTTCGTTTCCACATCGTGGATCAGCg AGTTCTCTACTGTAACATGTTCGTCTCAATCTCATTCTCTCCCAAGCTACAAGAAGTTGTTACCAAGCGCCAGACTTTCACCCACATCAATTGGAGAAGACAATGACATCAAAATTCTGGTCGTGAATGAAGAAACCAACGATTCAGTTCAAGACGGAACAGAAGGAGAAATATGGGTTTCTTCTCCTAGCAACGCATCTGGTTATCTCGGGCATCCTTCGCAAACCCAAGAAGTTTTTGGTCAAAGAATTAGAAACACATCCTTTGTCCGAACAGGGGACAGAGGAATTGTATTGGGACAAGAAAGATTCCTCTTTGTAATAGGGAGATTGGCGGATGTGATCAAAAGCAAGTTCGGGGGAGATATTCATCCTCATTATATAGAAACTGCGGCATACAAGAGCTTCCGGAATGTTCTCCGGGGAGGTTGCATTGCAGCGTTTGAATCTTCGGGTAGAATTAAGAAGATTGTTGTAACTGCGGAATTACTTAAAGAAGGTAAATTAGTTGTTGGGTCGGAGATGCTCAAGGGAATTTGTGAGAGAATAGATGAAGGAGTGAGGAAAGAAACGGGAGTGGAGGTTGGGTTTGTGGCTATAGTTCAAAACGGGAGTATTCCAAAGACCACATCGGGGAAGATAAAAAGATGGGCGGCCCGTGATAAGTTTTTGGGAGGGGAAATGGATGTGTTAATGCAAATGGAGTTTGGACATGACGatgatcaagaagaagaaatcattCCAAAACATCAATTCATACTTTcatctctataa
- the LOC124932610 gene encoding zinc-finger homeodomain protein 6-like: MDLKGAEEEEKEKGMMIIRPNDLLQLPNPFPDSSQRVIRQKPTRSRYRECLKNHAASVGGNVLDGCGEFMPAGEEGTMDSLKCAACNCHRNFHRRQLDSSVEIGFASMVHPLQLPSPTSNGRQWIVNNVPLMMPTRVKVGYGGMGTESSSEELVNLNSGVDPACFVLSKKRFRTKFTQEQKEKMVEFAEKVGWRIPREDDVEARRFCMETGVKRHVLKVWMHNNKIAKKEEKNE; this comes from the coding sequence ATGGATTTGAAAGGAGcagaggaggaggagaaggagaaggggATGATGATAATTAGACCCAATGATCTTCTTCAACTACCAAATCCATTTCCCGATTCGAGTCAAAGGGTTATAAGGCAAAAACCGACTAGATCCAGATATCGAGAATGTCTGAAAAACCATGCCGCAAGTGTAGGCGGCAACGTCCTTGACGGCTGCGGCGAATTCATGCCGGCAGGCGAAGAGGGTACGATGGATTCCTTGAAATGCGCGGCCTGCAATTGCCACAGGAATTTCCACCGCAGGCAATTGGATTCATCAGTTGAAATTGGATTTGCCTCGATGGTCCACCCACTACAGCTCCCTTCTCCGACGAGTAACGGCCGACAATGGATTGTAAACAATGTCCCGTTGATGATGCCGACCAGGGTCAAGGTGGGATACGGCGGCATGGGCACCGAATCGTCGAGCGAGGAGCTGGTGAATTTGAACTCGGGAGTGGATCCGGCATGTTTCGTGTTGTCGAAGAAGAGGTTTAGGACGAAATTCACGCAGGAGCAGAAGGAGAAGATGGTGGAGTTCGCAGAGAAGGTGGGTTGGAGAATCCCGAGAGAGGATGACGTGGAGGCAAGACGATTTTGTATGGAAACCGGAGTCAAACGGCATGTCCTCAAAGTGTGGATGCATAACAACAAGATCGCtaagaaggaggagaagaatgaatga
- the LOC124928638 gene encoding U-box domain-containing protein 5-like: MDFQYPWTIKVHHFMCLKLKKFIDDTSNIFANMESALPKCKSGIEALCSLQSLIERAKLLILYCSESSKLYLAVMGNKIMLRCERLRDSLLSSLSQMQHMYPCSLARQIERIVQDLSVSTFIVESSEDEAGKVLLSLMKRDVVASSSFNMLEFQSVQMAAIRLQLTSPVEVLIEKRSIRKLLEKIKDSDLPKRKILKYLLYLMRKYGKLIGRFQTINEGRELGNPEMDQVLCVDEPHKEFKCPISGKLMYDPVQTTNGQTFERMLIEKWFANGNETCPKTSVKLSDFSLVPDLAIKDAISVWCEKHGITISKPCIQPNFQELSRQGSSVGSHFSTLDGLGLDVSNVSIHSSDADSGCDLLDIDPDDGRSNVEFPRRNINIDHVFDLGFLSILGTFPWVLQCKEVEDLNVKVKDGHRNISSISVIHIVHLVRFLDDAHDLPDVKAEKDGISLLLALLKATGNEMVQLPEDAIYVLSSMLANEITEEALAVMEIVSSQKYSEHAIVASGVLLVLLGALEDHRPECKLLALKTMSHLSENSAISHHMVYLDYIARVSLLLDDDHDYYSIKILRNLCNIEEAIAMIAESDDCNAAITHLLDVGTKEQQELAMDLLRSLCYDSTERCQQVLRDSIIRSLTNVFLDGDHHTLKLAARDLLQLSWN, translated from the exons ATGGATTTCCAGTATCCTTGGACAATAAAG GTTCACCATTTTATGTGCCTAAAGCTTAAGAAATTCATAGACGACACTTCAAATATTTTCGCAAACATGGAGTCTGCTCTACCCAAGTGTAAATCAGGAATAGAGGCTCTTTGCTCCTTACAATCATTAATTGAGAGGGCCAAGTTGCTTATTCTTTATTGCTCCGAGTCCAGTAAACTCTATCTG GCTGTTATGGGGAATAAGATAATGTTGAGATGTGAGCGATTACGGGATTCTCTCCTCTCATCTTTAAGCCAGATGCAACATATGTACCCATGTTCATTGGCTAGACAG ATAGAAAGGATTGTTCAGGATCTTAGCGTCTCAACTTTCATAGTAGAGTCATCAGAGGATGAGGCTGGAAAAGTTTTGTTATCATTAATGAAGAGGGATGTTGTAGCATCAAGCTCCTTTAATATGCTCGAGTTTCAATCTGTTCAAATGGCAGCTATAAGGCTACAGCTTACATCTCCAGTCGAAGTCTTAATAGAGAAAAGATCTATCAGAAAGCTGTTGGAGAAGATCAAAGACTCAGACCTTCCAAAGAGGAAAATACTCAAGTACCTCTTGTATCTTATGAGGAAGTATGGGAAACTAATTGGAAGATTTCAAACGATCAATGAGGGAAGAGAATTAGGAAATCCAGAGATGGATCAAGTGCTATGTGTAGATGAGCCTCACAAGGAATTCAAATGCCCAATCTCTGGCAAGCTAATGTATGATCCGGTTCAAACAACCAATGGGCAAACATTTGAAAgaatgttgatagagaaatggTTTGCTAATGGTAATGAAACATGTCCGAAGACTAGTGTGAAACTGAGTGACTTTTCCCTTGTTCCAGATTTAGCGATTAAGGACGCTATCTCTGTCTGGTGCGAGAAACACGGGATTACAATTTCTAAACCATGTATTCAACCAAATTTTCAGGAATTATCGAGACAGGGTTCTTCTGTTGGCAGTCATTTCAGTACTTTGGATGGTTTGGGCCTTGATGTCAGCAATGTGTCGATTCACTCTTCAGATGCGGATTCTGGATGCGATCTCTTAGATATCGATCCCGATGATGGTCGATCGAATGTTGAATTTCCTCGTAGGAATATAAATATTGACCATGTGTTTGATTTGGGATTCCTCTCCATACTAGGCACTTTCCCATGGGTACTTCAATGTAAGGAAGTTGAAGACTTAAATGTCAAAGTAAAAGATGGTCACAGAAATATTTCCAGCATTTCTGTCATTCACATTGTGCATCTAGTTAGGTTCTTAGATGACGCTCATGATCTTCCAGACGTCAAAGCAGAAAAAGATGGAATATCTCTGCTTTTGGCGTTGTTAAAAGCAACCGG AAATGAAATGGTTCAATTGCCAGAAGATGCAATTTATGTACTGTCATCAATGCTGGCCAATGAAATTACTGAAGAAGCTCTTGCAGTAATGGAAATAGTGTCGTCCCAAAAATATTCTGAACATGCAATAGTGGCGTCTGGAGTTCTTCTTGTGCTTCTAGGAGCTCTCGAAGATCATAGGCCTGAATGCAAACTTCTTGCGTTGAAAACCATGTCTCATTTGTCAGAAAACAGCGCTATTTCTCATCACATGGTATATTTGGACTACATTGcaagagtatctttacttctgGATGATGATCACGATTATTATTCCatcaaaattttgagaaatCTTTGCAATATTGAAGAAGCTATAGCTATGATCGCTGAAAGTGATGATTGCAATGCTGCAATCACCCACCTTCTAGATGTTGGAACAAAGGAACAACAGGAACTTGCAATGGACCTTCTCCGTTCTTTATGTTATGATTCCACAGAGCGATGCCAGCAAGTTCTACGAGACAGTATCATCCGTTCTTTGACGAATGTATTTCTAGACGGGGATCATCACACTTTGAAGTTAGCTGCCAGGGATTTGCTTCAGCTCTCGTGGAATTAA
- the LOC124928640 gene encoding CBS domain-containing protein CBSX3, mitochondrial-like, giving the protein MQAISQAIRSCKEMLRFGVVSHSISKDSTQPLKKVLSRWGCVTSDKTITENGRGLDNTTVKEVLMTKGDGKVSSWLWCRTNDSVYDAMKQMAHNDVGSLVVLKPGEEELLAGIVTERDYLKKIIEQDRQPKYTKVGEIMTDQNKLITVASDTKILQAMQIMTDNHIRHVPVVDGKIIGMISIVDVVRAVVEQQKGEVKQLKDFIKGEYY; this is encoded by the exons ATGCAAGCAATTTCACAGGCAATAAGATCGTGCAAAGAGATGCTTAGATTTGGAGTTGTATCACATTCTATCTCTAAAGATTCAACTCAGCCGTTGAAGAAAGTGTTGTCAAGATGGGGATGTGTTACTTCCGATAAGACCATCACAGAGAACGGGAGAGGGTTAGACAATACAACGGTGAAAGAAGTACTAATGACAAAGGGAGATGGCAAAGTCAGCTCCTGGTTATGGTGCAGAACCAATGACAGTGTCTATGATGCTATGAAGCAa ATGGCACATAACGATGTCGGATCTTTGGTGGTGCTGAAACCAGGAGAAGAAGAATTGCTTGCTGGGATTGTAACCGAAAGAG ATTATCTGAAGAAGATAATAGAACAAGATAGGCAACCCAAGTACACAAAAGTTGGAGAAATCATGACTGATCAG AACAAGCTGATAACAGTGGCATCGGATACAAAGATTCTTCAAGCAATGCAGATAATGACGG ACAATCACATACGGCATGTTCCAGTTGTAGATGGAAAGATAATCGGAATGATTTCCATAGTAGACGTTGTTAGAGCTGTGGTGGAGCAGCAAAAAGGAGAAGTGAAGCAACTTAAAGACTTCATCAAGGGAGAATACTACTAA
- the LOC124928639 gene encoding tubby-like F-box protein 6, translated as MTTMLYKRIVQAVKGLRLRSGCPKTNGIGRSHIAPEMNPSESFLEQEEEEDSKWSNLPPELLLDIIQRVEADQIDWPSRRDVIVCASVCKSWRECTMETVQTPEHSGSITFPISLMQPAPRGTPIQCFIKRDRATSTYRLYLGLTPAMSSRTSKLLLAAKRSKRATRTDFLISLSGHDFSSKSNKLVGKLKSNFLGTKFAICESQQVSSSSKKKKKLQPARVSMSKVGNISYELNIIQSRGPRRMKCAFDKIPMSAIKEGGIAPTPTKFQCPDTGSELEEPLVLRNKSPRWHEQLQCWCLNFKGRVTVASVKNFQLVASPEPYQDISDEEQDRVILQFGKMGKDFFSMDYCYPLSAYQAFAICLSSFDTKPVCE; from the exons ATGACAACAATGCTTTACAAGCGTATAGTTCAAGCAGTTAAGGGGCTAAGATTGAGATCAGGTTGTCCTAAAACGAATGGCATTGGGAGATCACATATTGCTCCTGAAATGAATCCATCTGAATCATTCCttgaacaagaagaagaagaagatagcAAATGGTCAAATTTGCCACCAGAGCTTTTGCTTGATATAATCCAACGAGTAGAAGCCGATCAGATTGATTGGCCTTCAAGGCGGGACGTTATTGTCTGCGCCTCTGTTTGCAAGTCATGGAGAGAATGCACCATGGAAACTGTTCAGACACCTGAGCACTCTGGGTCCATCACCTTCCCAATCTCACTCATGCAG CCGGCGCCAAGAGGAACTCCGATTCAGTGTTTTATTAAAAGGGACCGAGCAACATCAACATACCGTCTCTACCTTGGATTGACCCCCG CTATGTCGTCAAGAACCAGTAAACTTTTATTGGCAGCAAAAAGGAGCAAAAGAGCAACAAGAACAGATTTCTTGATATCCTTATCAGGGCATGATTTCTCTAGCAAGAGTAATAAACTAGTTGGCAAACTTAAGTCAAATTTCCTCGGCACCAAGTTCGCTATCTGCGAAAGTCAACAAGTCTCTTCTTCAtccaaaaagaaaaagaagctgCAGCCAGCGAGAGTTAGCATGAGTAAGGTGGGCAACATATCTTATGAACTCAATATTATACAGAGTAGAGGTCCGAGAAGAATGAAATGTGCTTTCGACAAAATCCCCATGTCTGCTATTAAGGAAGGTGGCATTGCCCCCACCCCGACAAAATTTCAATGTCCTGATACAGGTTCAGAACTTGAAGAGCCGCTTGTTCTTAGAAACAAATCTCCCAGATGGCATGAACAGTTGCAGTGCTGGTGCTTAAATTTCAAAGGAAGGGTTACAGTTGCCTCTGTTAAGAACTTTCAGCTAGTTGCGTCTCCTGAGCCTTATCAAGATATTTCTGATGAAGAACAAGATAGAGTTATTCTACAATTTGGGAAGATGGGAAAAGACTTTTTCTCAATGGACTATTGCTATCCACTCTCGGCTTATCAAGCTTTCGCAATCTGCTTAAGCAGCTTTGACACTAAACCCGTATGCGAATGA
- the LOC124929482 gene encoding eugenol synthase 1-like, protein MAAEKSKILIIGGTGYIGKFVVEASIKAGHPTFALVRETTVSDPVKAKLVASFKESGVTLIVGDLYDHEGLVKAIKQVDVVISTVGSFQLADQTRILDAIKEAGNIKRFFPSEFGNDVDRVRAVEPAKSTFEVKAKIRRAIEESGIPYTIVVSNFFAGYFLPTLAQAGLTSPPRDKVTIFGDGNVKAVFNSEEDIGTYTIKSVDDPRTLNKILYIKPPNNITTFNDLVSLWEKKIDKKLEKTYIPEDQLLKLIEDSPLPLNIILGISHSTFVKGDQTYFEIEPSFGVEASELYPDVNYKTVDEYLNPFV, encoded by the exons ATGGCGGCGGAAAAGAGTAAGATTCTGATCATCGGAGGAACAGGGTACATCGGAAAGTTTGTGGTGGAAGCTAGCATCAAGGCCGGCCACCCCACCTTCGCTCTAGTCAGAGAGACCACCGTTTCCGATCCCGTTAAGGCCAAGCTCGTCGCGAGCTTCAAAGAATCAGGCGTTACCCTAATTGTT GGCGATCTGTACGATCACGAAGGATTGGTGAAAGCGATAAAGCAAGTGGATGTTGTTATATCCACAGTGGGTTCGTTCCAGTTAGCCGATCAGACCAGAATCCTCGACGCCATCAAAGAGGCTGGAAACATTAAG AGGTTCTTCCCATCTGAATTTGGAAACGATGTTGATCGTGTCCGGGCTGTAGAGCCAGCGAAGAGCACATTTGAAGTGAAGGCTAAGATCCGTCGAGCCATTGAAGAATCGGGAATTCCATATACCATTGTGGTTAGCAATTTCTTCGCCGGTTATTTTCTCCCCACCTTAGCACAGGCCGGACTTACCTCTCCACCAAGAGATAAAGTTACCATTTTTGGTGATGGAAATGTTAAGG CTGTATTCAACTCAGAAGAAGACATTGGGACATACACTATAAAAAGTGTGGATGATCCAAGAACATTGAATAAGATTCTTTACATCAAGCCACCTAACAACATAACTACATTCAACGATCTTGTCTCCCTATGGGAGAAAAAGATAGACAAGAAGCTCGAAAAAACCTACATTCCAGAAGATCAACTCCTCAAGCTCATTGAAG ATTCTCCTTTGCCACTCAATATCATATTGGGCATCAGCCACTCCACGTTTGTGAAAGGTGATCAGACTTATTTTGAGATCGAGCCTTCATTTGGAGTGGAAGCTTCTGAACTTTATCCCGATGTTAACTACAAAACCGTCGATGAATACCTTAACCCGTTTGTTTGA